The following are encoded together in the Paraburkholderia sp. BL10I2N1 genome:
- a CDS encoding DUF1045 domain-containing protein, with translation MWWHAGCRWLGRDPENGTLLTPPQPATLSRPVPDLTRAPQRYGWHGTLVAPFRLADGVSPRDVLDAARAWAQSQRSFRLQVEAAPLGDFVALRPADTEGEGKMRALASDALTRLAALRTAPEPADLARRLDAPLTERQRALLVEWGYPYVFDEYRFHMTLSSSLDSADDRDALATYWCEEAARLGPLSIDGAALFVERTPGAPFVLWHRLPFQAGLTEAR, from the coding sequence TTGTGGTGGCACGCGGGGTGCCGCTGGCTCGGCCGCGATCCGGAAAACGGAACCCTGTTGACGCCGCCTCAGCCGGCAACGCTGTCGCGCCCTGTTCCGGACCTCACGCGCGCGCCGCAACGCTACGGCTGGCATGGCACGCTGGTTGCGCCGTTCCGTCTTGCCGACGGCGTGAGCCCGCGCGATGTACTCGACGCAGCACGGGCGTGGGCGCAGTCGCAACGGAGCTTCCGATTGCAGGTTGAAGCCGCGCCTCTAGGCGATTTCGTCGCGCTGCGGCCCGCGGATACCGAGGGCGAAGGGAAGATGCGCGCGCTGGCGTCCGACGCGCTGACGAGGCTCGCCGCACTGCGCACAGCGCCCGAGCCCGCCGATCTCGCGCGCCGTCTCGATGCGCCGTTGACGGAACGTCAGCGCGCCTTGCTCGTCGAATGGGGATACCCCTATGTGTTCGACGAATACCGTTTCCATATGACACTCTCCAGCTCGCTCGATTCGGCGGACGACCGTGACGCGTTGGCCACGTACTGGTGCGAAGAGGCAGCGCGGCTTGGCCCGCTGTCGATCGACGGCGCGGCGCTGTTCGTCGAACGCACGCCTGGCGCTCCGTTTGTGTTGTGGCACCGCCTGCCATTCCAGGCCGGTCTGACGGAGGCGCGATGA
- a CDS encoding ABC transporter substrate-binding protein produces MKKLLAALTVALLATVSIGAHAKDWSTIRFGVDASYPPFESKGSDGKLVGFDIDLGNEICKRVGAKCVWVENDFDGMIPALKAKKFDGVLSSMSMTPQRAEQIAFSDKLFNTPTRLVAKKGSNILPTAESLAGKSVGVEQGTIQETYAKTYWEPKGAKVVPYQNQDQVYADLLSGRLDAALQDAVQADIGFLKTPRGAGYQFVGKDLNDPKILGNGAGIGMRKEDTDLKAKVDKAIADIIKDGTYKKLEKKYFDFDVYGG; encoded by the coding sequence GTGAAAAAACTGCTAGCGGCTTTGACGGTTGCCCTGCTTGCCACCGTATCGATCGGCGCACACGCTAAAGACTGGTCGACGATCCGTTTCGGCGTCGATGCCAGCTATCCCCCGTTTGAATCGAAAGGTTCTGACGGCAAACTGGTCGGCTTCGACATCGACCTCGGCAACGAAATCTGCAAGCGCGTCGGTGCGAAGTGCGTGTGGGTGGAAAACGACTTCGACGGCATGATCCCGGCACTGAAGGCGAAGAAGTTCGACGGCGTGCTGTCGTCGATGTCGATGACGCCGCAACGTGCTGAACAGATCGCCTTCTCGGACAAGCTGTTCAATACGCCGACGCGCCTCGTCGCCAAGAAGGGCTCGAACATCCTGCCGACGGCGGAATCGCTGGCTGGCAAGTCGGTCGGCGTCGAACAGGGCACGATCCAGGAAACGTACGCGAAGACCTACTGGGAGCCGAAGGGCGCCAAGGTTGTGCCGTACCAGAACCAGGACCAGGTCTATGCCGACCTGCTGTCGGGCCGTCTGGACGCAGCCCTGCAGGATGCAGTGCAGGCTGACATCGGCTTCCTGAAGACGCCGCGTGGCGCGGGCTACCAGTTCGTGGGCAAGGATCTGAACGATCCGAAGATCCTCGGCAACGGCGCTGGCATCGGCATGCGCAAGGAAGACACGGATCTGAAGGCGAAGGTCGACAAGGCGATTGCTGACATCATCAAGGACGGCACCTACAAGAAGCTCGAGAAGAAGTACTTCGACTTCGACGTGTACGGCGGCTGA
- the phnK gene encoding phosphonate C-P lyase system protein PhnK: protein MTPLLSARALTKQYGGRNGCRNVSFDLYPGEVLCIVGESGSGKTTLLNALALRTEADSGSLHYTASHGDVVDLRALSEPRRRLLMRTEWGFVQQNPRDGLRSGVSAGANIGEPLMAVGARHYGRIRDTATQWMERVELDPTRIDEFPGAFSGGMQQRLQIARNLVTGPRLVFMDEPTAGLDVSVQARLLDLLRTLTGTLHLSVLIVTHDIGVARLLAHRLMVMQGGEVVEAGLTDQVLDDPQHPYTQTLVSSVLPV, encoded by the coding sequence ATGACGCCGCTGTTGAGCGCCCGTGCGCTCACGAAACAATACGGCGGCCGCAACGGCTGCAGGAACGTCAGCTTCGATCTGTATCCGGGCGAGGTGCTGTGTATCGTCGGCGAATCGGGTTCCGGCAAGACGACGCTGCTCAATGCGCTCGCGTTGCGCACCGAAGCCGATAGCGGCTCGCTGCACTACACCGCTTCGCACGGTGACGTCGTCGATCTGCGCGCGCTGTCTGAACCGCGCCGGCGTCTTCTGATGCGCACCGAATGGGGCTTCGTGCAGCAGAACCCGCGCGATGGCCTGCGCAGCGGCGTGTCGGCCGGCGCGAATATCGGCGAGCCGTTGATGGCCGTCGGCGCGCGTCACTATGGGCGGATCCGCGATACGGCAACGCAATGGATGGAGCGCGTGGAGCTCGACCCCACCCGCATCGACGAGTTTCCCGGCGCATTTTCCGGCGGTATGCAGCAACGCCTGCAGATCGCGCGCAATCTGGTGACGGGGCCACGGCTCGTCTTCATGGATGAACCCACTGCCGGTCTCGACGTGTCGGTGCAGGCGCGTCTGCTCGACCTGCTGCGCACGTTGACCGGCACGCTGCATCTGTCGGTGCTGATCGTCACGCATGACATCGGCGTGGCGCGGTTGCTCGCACACCGGCTGATGGTGATGCAAGGCGGCGAAGTCGTCGAAGCGGGGCTGACGGATCAGGTGCTCGACGATCCGCAGCATCCGTACACGCAAACGCTGGTTTCCTCCGTTCTGCCGGTTTGA
- the phnN gene encoding phosphonate metabolism protein/1,5-bisphosphokinase (PRPP-forming) PhnN gives MSGQLIYVMGPSGAGKDSLLGFAREKVPGEPVVFAHRYITRPTGNGENHIALTPEEFEARSSYGLFALEWSSHALRYGIGIELDAWLARGCTVVVNGSRAHLHQALTRYPQALVVHVEAAPHILEARLGARARETAEQVTERLARRAAFTVPEGVSLTVIDNSGALEDAGHAFVEVVRRAASRR, from the coding sequence ATGAGCGGCCAACTGATCTATGTCATGGGGCCGTCCGGAGCGGGCAAGGATTCGCTGCTCGGCTTCGCGCGCGAAAAGGTGCCGGGCGAACCGGTGGTGTTCGCGCATCGCTATATCACGCGTCCCACCGGCAATGGCGAGAACCACATTGCGTTGACGCCCGAAGAATTCGAAGCGCGGTCTTCTTATGGCCTCTTTGCGCTCGAATGGTCGAGTCATGCACTGCGCTACGGCATCGGCATTGAACTCGATGCGTGGCTCGCGCGCGGTTGTACCGTCGTAGTCAATGGGTCGCGGGCGCATCTGCATCAAGCGTTGACACGCTATCCGCAGGCGCTGGTCGTTCACGTTGAAGCGGCGCCGCATATTCTCGAAGCGCGGCTCGGCGCCCGTGCGCGCGAAACGGCAGAGCAGGTGACGGAGCGTCTTGCCCGGCGCGCGGCGTTTACGGTGCCCGAAGGGGTATCGCTTACCGTGATCGACAACTCCGGCGCACTCGAAGACGCGGGTCATGCCTTTGTCGAGGTCGTGCGGCGCGCGGCGTCGCGCCGGTAA
- the phnG gene encoding phosphonate C-P lyase system protein PhnG, whose protein sequence is MSVSPASPSPAMRRAWMAVLARTPRAELEAAFNRALDGIEAPAFDWLRPPETGLAMVRGRIGGTGDAFNLGEATVTRATLRLRESGGNAPVGVACHLGRDRRRAELAALADAILQVPEQHPDLHAQLIEPLAARIAAQRTARQHDAAATRVEFFTMVRGD, encoded by the coding sequence ATGAGCGTATCTCCCGCCTCGCCTTCCCCTGCCATGCGGCGCGCGTGGATGGCGGTGCTCGCACGCACCCCGCGCGCCGAACTCGAAGCCGCATTCAACCGCGCGCTGGACGGTATTGAAGCGCCCGCGTTCGACTGGCTGCGTCCGCCGGAAACCGGCCTTGCGATGGTGCGCGGCCGGATCGGCGGCACGGGGGACGCCTTCAATCTCGGTGAGGCGACCGTCACGCGCGCCACGCTGCGGCTGCGCGAGTCGGGGGGCAATGCGCCCGTCGGCGTGGCGTGCCATCTTGGACGCGACCGTCGCCGGGCCGAACTAGCCGCGCTTGCCGACGCGATACTGCAAGTGCCTGAGCAGCACCCGGACTTGCACGCGCAACTGATCGAGCCGCTCGCCGCGCGCATCGCGGCGCAACGGACGGCACGCCAGCACGACGCAGCGGCGACGCGCGTCGAATTCTTCACGATGGTCCGGGGCGACTGA
- a CDS encoding HD domain-containing phosphohydrolase: protein MQADGSAIRAFDAVKALAFIGDLSMGQPTDHSLRTAWLAGQLARAAGFDVSTCDTVREASLLRWSGCTANASGFADALGDDIAGREAMLATRPDWAEPLDAHGGPAVALTPLAQIHCEVSGEVARMLGLSGDTEAALRHIFEAWDGNGMPDRLTGGLVPPAVFVVSIAGDLEIFSRVYGLERALTLIASRADARYPAQLTAFAATHAAQWLRTLDDEQAAGIDDALLTPHMREATSPELIADVIDLKLPWMTGYSRTVATTAAACCARLTADPQTQDRVYRAGLIHGIGRAAVPNAIWNSPNSLSASAWEKVRLVPYWTSRAGRQTGALEQAAELASYAYERLDGSGYFRGTAGHALTREARVLAASIAWVALRSPRPWRDALTAGDAAQELRKEADEGRFDRDVVEALLASGPAPQTAPRYRPQAIRLSAREIDVLRSISRGASNKEAARELGLSPSTVRTHVESVFRKLECSTRAAATLKASSMGFLHEALL from the coding sequence ATGCAGGCAGACGGTTCCGCGATCCGCGCGTTCGATGCCGTCAAGGCGCTCGCCTTCATCGGCGACCTCAGCATGGGGCAGCCGACCGACCACTCGCTGCGCACCGCGTGGCTCGCCGGGCAACTCGCGCGCGCCGCCGGCTTCGACGTATCGACCTGCGATACGGTGCGCGAAGCGTCCCTGCTGCGATGGTCCGGCTGCACGGCGAACGCCTCGGGATTCGCCGACGCGCTCGGCGACGATATCGCGGGCCGCGAGGCGATGCTCGCGACGCGCCCCGACTGGGCCGAGCCGCTGGACGCACACGGCGGCCCGGCCGTCGCGCTCACACCACTCGCGCAGATCCATTGCGAGGTATCCGGCGAAGTCGCGCGGATGCTGGGCCTGTCAGGTGACACCGAGGCCGCCTTGCGGCACATTTTCGAAGCCTGGGATGGCAACGGCATGCCGGACCGCCTGACCGGCGGCCTCGTGCCACCCGCGGTGTTCGTCGTGTCGATCGCAGGCGATCTGGAGATTTTCAGCCGCGTATATGGACTCGAGCGCGCGCTGACGTTGATCGCGAGCCGCGCCGATGCACGCTATCCGGCGCAACTGACCGCGTTCGCCGCGACGCACGCGGCGCAGTGGCTGCGTACCCTCGACGATGAGCAGGCCGCCGGAATCGACGATGCGCTACTCACGCCACACATGCGCGAGGCCACGTCGCCCGAATTGATCGCCGATGTGATCGACCTGAAGCTGCCGTGGATGACAGGCTATTCGCGCACGGTGGCCACCACGGCCGCCGCGTGCTGTGCGCGCCTCACGGCCGACCCGCAGACGCAGGACCGCGTCTACCGCGCCGGGCTGATACATGGGATCGGACGCGCAGCCGTGCCGAATGCCATCTGGAATTCCCCGAACAGTCTTTCCGCATCGGCATGGGAGAAGGTGCGCCTCGTGCCCTACTGGACTTCGCGTGCGGGCAGGCAGACCGGTGCGCTCGAACAGGCAGCCGAACTCGCCTCGTACGCTTATGAGCGGCTCGACGGCTCGGGCTATTTTCGCGGTACAGCGGGCCACGCGCTCACACGGGAGGCGCGCGTCCTGGCGGCTTCGATTGCATGGGTGGCGCTGCGCTCGCCGCGTCCATGGCGCGATGCATTGACGGCCGGGGACGCCGCGCAGGAATTGCGCAAGGAGGCTGACGAGGGACGCTTCGACCGTGACGTCGTCGAAGCACTCCTCGCCTCGGGGCCCGCGCCGCAGACGGCGCCGCGCTATCGCCCTCAGGCAATTCGCCTGTCGGCGCGGGAGATCGACGTGCTGCGCTCAATCAGCCGCGGCGCCAGCAACAAGGAGGCGGCACGTGAACTGGGACTCAGCCCGAGTACGGTGCGCACACACGTCGAAAGCGTGTTCCGCAAGCTCGAATGCTCGACCCGCGCGGCCGCGACGCTGAAAGCGTCATCGATGGGTTTCCTGCACGAAGCCCTGCTATAG
- a CDS encoding alpha-D-ribose 1-methylphosphonate 5-triphosphate diphosphatase — MEESRSLSMLIRNARIVTRNEAFIGVVRIADGMIQDLAPGTTSAREAEDWGGDYLLPGLIELHTDNLEKHLVPRPGVQWNTDAAFVIHDAQVAASGITTVFDALAIGSRSNVGLRGRDTQTQCAQALARFSERKLLRAEHFLHLRCEIATSDVVEVFDALCTHPLLRLASVMDHTPGQRQWHDREQWRRFQERHGKWTDEHAAAALTELAEEQQRYADRHRREIVARCATLGVPVASHDDTLVEHVEQAAAEGIVLAEFPTTRIAAEAAHKHGISTIMGAPNIVRGGSHSGNVSALELAQADLLDILSSDYVPSSLLTAAFELVDKAGWSLPRAMSTVSSEPARTAGLHDRGAIEPGLRADFVRVTMHDALPVPRATYREGQRIV; from the coding sequence ATTGAAGAATCACGGAGCCTATCGATGTTGATCAGGAACGCCCGCATCGTGACGCGGAACGAAGCCTTTATCGGTGTCGTGCGGATCGCTGATGGCATGATCCAGGACCTCGCGCCAGGCACCACGTCGGCGCGTGAAGCCGAAGACTGGGGCGGCGACTATCTGCTGCCGGGTTTGATCGAGCTGCACACCGACAACCTGGAAAAGCATCTCGTACCGCGCCCCGGCGTGCAGTGGAATACCGACGCCGCGTTCGTGATTCACGACGCCCAGGTCGCGGCATCCGGCATCACGACCGTGTTCGATGCGCTCGCGATCGGCTCGCGATCGAACGTCGGCCTGCGCGGCCGCGACACGCAGACACAATGCGCACAGGCACTGGCACGCTTTTCGGAGCGCAAGTTGCTGCGGGCCGAGCACTTTCTGCATCTGCGCTGCGAAATCGCCACATCCGACGTGGTCGAAGTGTTCGACGCGTTGTGCACGCATCCGTTGTTGCGGCTCGCTTCGGTGATGGATCACACGCCGGGCCAGCGGCAATGGCACGATCGCGAGCAATGGCGACGCTTTCAGGAACGGCACGGCAAGTGGACCGATGAGCACGCCGCCGCCGCGCTCACCGAGCTTGCCGAAGAACAGCAGCGCTACGCCGACAGGCACCGGCGCGAGATCGTCGCGCGCTGTGCCACGCTCGGCGTGCCGGTGGCGAGCCATGACGACACCCTCGTCGAACACGTCGAACAGGCGGCTGCGGAAGGCATCGTGCTCGCGGAATTCCCGACCACGCGCATCGCAGCCGAAGCCGCGCACAAACATGGCATTTCGACGATCATGGGCGCACCGAACATCGTGCGCGGCGGCTCGCACTCGGGCAATGTGTCGGCGCTCGAACTAGCACAGGCGGATCTGCTCGATATCCTGTCGTCCGACTACGTGCCATCGAGCCTCTTGACCGCCGCCTTCGAACTGGTCGACAAGGCCGGCTGGTCGCTGCCGCGCGCCATGTCGACGGTGTCGTCGGAGCCGGCGCGCACGGCGGGACTGCACGACCGCGGCGCGATCGAGCCCGGCCTGCGCGCCGACTTCGTGCGTGTGACGATGCACGACGCGCTGCCGGTGCCACGCGCGACGTACCGCGAAGGGCAGCGCATCGTCTAG
- the phnL gene encoding phosphonate C-P lyase system protein PhnL encodes MSSTLSSTLFSVESGTPSRAFIDNAALMLRAEHVCKMFTLHGQGGVRIDALANVSLKVERGECVVLVGPSGAGKSTLLRCLYGNYLASAGTIAIRDDASDPRHIAITGAEPHDVLRLRRTVVGYVSQFLRVIPRVSALALVAEPLLSRGVAEDEARKRAAALLARLNVPERLWTLAPATFSGGEQQRVNIARGLIAEHPLLLLDEPTASLDAENRDVVAELIIEARERGAAIVGIFHDEDTRARVATRRLELQPPLRHKAAPH; translated from the coding sequence ATGTCTTCTACGCTCTCCTCCACGCTGTTTTCCGTAGAATCCGGCACGCCGTCGCGCGCCTTCATCGACAATGCCGCGCTGATGCTGCGCGCCGAGCATGTCTGCAAGATGTTCACGCTGCATGGCCAGGGTGGCGTGCGGATCGACGCGCTGGCCAATGTGTCGCTCAAAGTCGAGCGCGGCGAATGCGTCGTGCTGGTCGGGCCGTCCGGCGCCGGCAAGAGCACGCTGTTGCGTTGCCTGTACGGCAACTACCTCGCGAGCGCCGGCACGATCGCGATTCGCGACGACGCGAGCGACCCCCGGCACATCGCCATCACGGGCGCCGAACCGCACGACGTACTGCGCCTGCGGCGCACCGTCGTCGGTTACGTGAGCCAGTTTCTGCGCGTGATTCCGCGCGTGTCTGCATTGGCGCTCGTTGCTGAACCTCTGCTGTCGCGCGGCGTCGCCGAAGACGAAGCACGCAAACGCGCGGCCGCGCTGCTCGCCCGGCTGAACGTTCCCGAGCGCTTGTGGACGCTCGCGCCCGCGACGTTCTCCGGCGGCGAACAGCAGCGCGTGAACATCGCGCGCGGCCTGATCGCGGAGCATCCCTTGCTGCTGCTCGATGAACCGACCGCCTCGCTCGACGCCGAAAATCGCGACGTCGTGGCGGAACTGATTATCGAGGCGCGTGAACGTGGCGCGGCAATCGTCGGCATCTTTCATGACGAGGACACGCGCGCGAGAGTCGCTACGCGCCGTCTCGAACTCCAGCCGCCACTGCGTCACAAAGCGGCACCACACTAG
- the phnH gene encoding phosphonate C-P lyase system protein PhnH yields MNDAQIALSALTPGFTDPVHDTQAVFRTLLDALSRPGTVGVVVAAPPAAGGTATSGATGTRSKVDLAAFASLLTLCDYSTPVWLAQPDAVLGSSLRFHTGAPLVANAHEAAFAYIHDADTLPPLASFALGEAEAPEHSATLLIRVDALTGGTPVALRGPGIERTTTIAPLGLPKRFWAERAKLAPLFPCGIDCYLVCGDALIGLPRTTHLEVN; encoded by the coding sequence ATGAACGACGCGCAGATTGCCCTCTCCGCATTGACGCCGGGCTTTACCGATCCGGTCCACGACACGCAGGCCGTGTTCCGCACGCTGCTCGATGCGCTGTCGCGTCCGGGCACCGTGGGCGTGGTCGTTGCCGCGCCGCCTGCAGCCGGCGGAACAGCAACATCTGGTGCAACGGGCACGCGCTCGAAGGTCGATCTCGCGGCTTTCGCCTCGCTGCTCACGCTGTGCGACTACTCGACCCCTGTCTGGCTCGCCCAGCCTGACGCGGTGCTGGGTTCATCGCTGCGCTTTCACACGGGGGCGCCGCTCGTCGCCAACGCGCACGAAGCCGCCTTCGCTTACATCCACGATGCTGATACGTTGCCTCCGCTCGCGAGCTTCGCGCTCGGTGAAGCCGAAGCGCCGGAGCATTCGGCGACTTTGCTGATCCGCGTCGACGCGCTCACGGGCGGCACGCCCGTCGCGTTGCGCGGCCCAGGCATCGAGCGCACCACAACCATCGCCCCGCTCGGCCTGCCGAAACGCTTCTGGGCCGAGCGCGCGAAACTCGCGCCGCTCTTTCCGTGCGGCATCGATTGCTATCTCGTCTGCGGTGACGCTTTGATCGGCCTGCCGCGCACCACGCACCTGGAGGTGAACTGA
- a CDS encoding alpha-D-ribose 1-methylphosphonate 5-phosphate C-P-lyase PhnJ — MNAPETRQALATQVSAAEGYNFAYLDEQTKRMIRRALLKAVAVPGYQVPFAAREMPLPFGWGTGGIQVTAAIIGRSDTLKVIDQGSDETTNAVNIRRFFARTTGVATTRRTSEATIVQTRHRIPETPLTDKQILVYQVPMPEPLYRLEPRVAEAKKLHALADYGLISVKLYEDIVHHGSIATTYDYPVIVNGRYLSSPSPIPKFDNPKMHMNPALQLFGAGRERRIHAIPPYTPVRSLDFDDHPFEIQRWEHACALCGSRESFLDEMIVDDAGKRMFVCSDSDYCHDRRDQQANDTTEGASA; from the coding sequence ATGAACGCGCCCGAAACCCGGCAAGCCCTCGCGACGCAGGTCAGCGCCGCCGAAGGCTACAACTTCGCCTACCTCGACGAACAGACGAAACGCATGATCCGTCGCGCGCTCCTGAAGGCGGTCGCGGTGCCCGGCTACCAGGTGCCGTTCGCGGCCCGCGAAATGCCCCTGCCATTTGGCTGGGGCACCGGCGGCATTCAGGTGACGGCGGCCATCATCGGCCGCAGCGATACGCTGAAAGTCATCGATCAGGGTTCCGACGAAACGACTAACGCCGTCAACATCCGCCGCTTTTTCGCGCGCACGACGGGCGTCGCCACGACGCGCCGCACGTCGGAGGCAACGATCGTGCAGACCCGCCACCGTATCCCCGAAACGCCGCTGACGGACAAACAGATCCTCGTCTACCAGGTGCCGATGCCCGAGCCGCTGTACAGGCTCGAACCGCGCGTCGCCGAGGCGAAAAAACTGCACGCACTGGCGGACTATGGCCTCATCAGCGTGAAGCTGTATGAAGACATCGTGCACCACGGCAGTATTGCGACCACCTACGACTATCCGGTGATCGTCAACGGCCGCTATCTGAGCTCGCCCTCGCCGATTCCGAAGTTCGACAATCCGAAGATGCACATGAACCCCGCGCTGCAACTGTTCGGCGCGGGCCGTGAGCGGCGTATCCACGCGATCCCGCCGTACACGCCGGTTCGCAGCCTCGATTTCGACGACCATCCGTTCGAAATCCAGCGCTGGGAACACGCCTGCGCATTGTGCGGTTCGCGCGAGAGCTTCCTCGACGAAATGATCGTCGACGACGCCGGCAAGCGGATGTTCGTCTGCTCCGACAGCGACTATTGCCACGACCGCCGCGATCAGCAGGCGAACGACACGACCGAAGGAGCTTCCGCATGA
- the phnF gene encoding phosphonate metabolism transcriptional regulator PhnF gives MTSNDNAAPGTQLERGAGVAVWRQIEQTLAAEIVASGFGEDGRLPSEGELAKRFDVNRHTVRRAMLGLAARGLVSVEQGRGTFVQPGAIDYTIGRRTRFTENLRQQHHAAAGTMLSAARVKAEPNVAKALGLRAGALVYRIESLHEADGVPLTFARNWYPAARFGELPGVLERTGGITKAMAEFGVTDYLRKWSRIGSVLPDAEVARRLNINRQQPVLWVENVDVDLEGTPIKYGVTHFAADRVQLMVEHDT, from the coding sequence ATGACATCGAACGACAACGCGGCGCCGGGTACCCAGCTCGAACGCGGCGCGGGCGTCGCCGTGTGGCGGCAGATCGAACAGACCCTGGCCGCGGAAATTGTAGCGAGTGGATTTGGCGAAGACGGCCGTCTGCCGAGCGAAGGGGAACTGGCAAAACGCTTCGATGTGAACCGCCACACCGTGCGGCGAGCGATGCTCGGGCTTGCGGCGCGCGGGCTCGTGAGCGTCGAGCAGGGACGCGGCACGTTCGTGCAGCCCGGCGCGATCGACTATACGATCGGCCGTCGCACGCGCTTTACCGAGAACCTGCGTCAGCAACATCACGCGGCGGCGGGCACCATGTTGTCGGCGGCGCGCGTGAAGGCCGAGCCGAACGTTGCGAAGGCGCTAGGTCTGCGCGCGGGCGCGCTGGTGTACCGGATCGAATCGCTGCACGAGGCGGACGGTGTTCCGCTCACGTTTGCGCGCAACTGGTATCCGGCCGCGCGTTTTGGCGAACTGCCCGGCGTGCTTGAACGCACCGGCGGCATTACCAAAGCGATGGCGGAATTCGGTGTCACCGACTATCTGCGCAAGTGGAGCCGGATTGGCAGCGTGTTGCCCGATGCGGAAGTCGCCCGGCGCCTGAACATCAACCGGCAGCAGCCGGTGCTGTGGGTCGAGAACGTGGATGTCGATCTCGAAGGCACGCCAATCAAGTATGGCGTCACGCATTTTGCAGCGGACCGCGTGCAACTGATGGTGGAACACGACACATGA
- a CDS encoding carbon-phosphorus lyase complex subunit PhnI encodes MYVAVKGGERAIEASWRMLDKARRGDTRLAELSVGQISEQLRLAVARVMTEGSVYDEELAALAIKQAAGDLVEAIFLLRAYRTTLPRFGYTCAIETEAMQVERRISATFKDVPGGQVLGATYDYTQRLLDFTLLAEGHDIDGTPEHQAPTSVSAPQEEPLARVVALLNKEGLIEQETPSPNASEPGDLSREPLSFPASRATRLQNLARGDEGFLLAMGYATQRGYAHTHPFAGEIRFGSVAVEMELDELGFAVEIGDIDITECQMINQFAGNHDVPPTFTQGYGLAFGHSERKAMAMSLVDRALRAEELGETLSQPTQDIEFMLSHSDNVEASGFVQHLKLPHYVDFQSELELVRRLRAQHAARPIDDQAQEEQAA; translated from the coding sequence ATGTACGTTGCCGTCAAAGGTGGAGAACGCGCGATCGAGGCATCGTGGCGCATGCTCGACAAGGCTCGCCGCGGCGATACGCGGCTTGCCGAACTGAGCGTCGGCCAGATCAGCGAACAGTTGCGTCTTGCGGTGGCCCGCGTGATGACCGAAGGCTCGGTCTATGACGAAGAACTCGCTGCGCTGGCGATCAAGCAGGCCGCGGGCGACCTCGTCGAAGCGATCTTTCTGCTGCGCGCCTACCGCACGACGTTGCCGCGTTTCGGCTATACGTGTGCGATCGAAACTGAAGCGATGCAGGTCGAACGCCGCATTTCCGCGACCTTCAAGGATGTGCCTGGCGGCCAGGTGCTAGGCGCAACCTACGATTACACGCAGCGTCTGCTCGATTTCACACTGCTGGCCGAAGGTCATGACATCGACGGGACGCCGGAACATCAGGCACCGACAAGCGTCAGTGCACCGCAGGAAGAACCGCTGGCGCGCGTCGTCGCGCTGCTGAACAAGGAAGGCCTGATCGAACAGGAAACGCCTTCGCCCAACGCATCGGAACCCGGCGATCTCTCGCGCGAGCCGCTATCGTTCCCCGCCAGCCGGGCGACGCGCCTGCAAAACCTTGCGCGCGGCGACGAAGGCTTTCTGCTCGCGATGGGCTACGCCACGCAGCGCGGCTACGCGCACACGCACCCGTTCGCGGGCGAGATCCGTTTCGGCTCGGTCGCGGTCGAAATGGAACTCGACGAACTGGGCTTTGCGGTGGAGATCGGCGATATCGACATCACCGAATGCCAGATGATCAACCAGTTCGCCGGCAACCATGACGTGCCGCCGACCTTCACGCAAGGCTACGGCCTCGCGTTCGGTCATTCGGAACGCAAGGCGATGGCCATGTCGCTGGTGGACCGTGCGCTGCGCGCCGAAGAACTCGGAGAAACGCTGTCCCAGCCGACCCAGGACATCGAATTCATGCTGTCGCACAGCGACAACGTCGAGGCTTCCGGCTTCGTCCAGCATCTGAAACTGCCGCACTACGTCGACTTCCAGTCGGAACTCGAACTCGTGCGACGCCTGCGCGCGCAGCACGCCGCGCGCCCGATTGACGATCAGGCTCAGGAGGAGCAGGCCGCATGA